Proteins co-encoded in one Deltaproteobacteria bacterium genomic window:
- a CDS encoding type II toxin-antitoxin system RelE/ParE family toxin yields the protein MDIREREIRLYVTRSGKVPYSQWLNSLKDIRARAVIRVRLNRIRLGNFGDCKSVREGVMELRIDYGPGYRVYFGRIGRQIVLLLCGGDKSSQSKDIEQAQAYWADYRRREDGDE from the coding sequence ATGGACATCCGAGAGAGGGAAATCCGTCTCTATGTCACCCGTAGTGGGAAGGTTCCATATTCGCAGTGGCTGAACTCGTTGAAAGATATCCGGGCGCGTGCTGTGATCCGCGTTCGGTTGAACAGGATCCGGTTGGGTAATTTCGGTGATTGCAAGTCCGTGAGGGAAGGGGTCATGGAGTTGCGGATCGATTACGGTCCAGGATATCGCGTGTACTTCGGCCGGATTGGAAGACAGATCGTCCTTCTGCTCTGTGGAGGGGACAAATCGTCCCAATCGAAGGACATCGAGCAGGCCCAAGCGTATTGGGCGGATTACAGGAGAAGAGAAGATGGCGACGAGTAA
- a CDS encoding putative addiction module antidote protein, with product MATSKSYTKELIRELKDPREAAEYLSAALEDGDMEVFLLALKDVADALGGGFSRLSRKTRLNRENLYRMLSEKGNPELRSMGALLDALGLKLSVDVKEAS from the coding sequence ATGGCGACGAGTAAAAGTTATACAAAGGAACTGATCCGAGAGTTGAAGGACCCGAGGGAAGCGGCGGAATACCTTAGTGCAGCCTTGGAGGACGGTGATATGGAAGTCTTTCTGCTGGCGCTCAAGGACGTGGCCGATGCATTGGGCGGCGGATTTTCGAGACTGTCACGAAAAACGCGGCTGAACCGGGAAAACCTTTACAGGATGCTCTCCGAGAAGGGGAATCCCGAGCTGCGCAGCATGGGAGCGCTGCTCGACGCGCTCGGCTTGAAACTCTCGGTTGATGTCAAGGAAGCTTCCTGA
- a CDS encoding transcriptional regulator translates to MEVKPIRTQADYRAALRNISSLLDAPEGSKEVGMLEVLSVLVEAYEEEHHPVDPPDPIEAIKFRMDQIGFTHRDLEPYLGSRARVSEVLNRKRTLSVEMIRRLNAGLGIPAEILIRPYKAGRAA, encoded by the coding sequence ATGGAGGTGAAACCGATCCGTACGCAGGCCGATTACAGGGCGGCGCTGAGAAACATCTCCTCCCTTCTCGATGCCCCCGAGGGGTCGAAAGAAGTGGGGATGCTGGAAGTCCTCTCCGTGCTCGTTGAGGCGTACGAGGAGGAACACCATCCTGTGGACCCGCCGGATCCCATCGAAGCGATCAAGTTCCGGATGGACCAGATTGGGTTTACCCATCGCGACCTGGAGCCGTACCTCGGGAGCCGCGCCCGCGTGTCCGAGGTACTGAACCGGAAGCGCACCCTGTCCGTGGAGATGATTCGCCGCCTGAACGCGGGTCTTGGCATCCCGGCAGAGATCCTGATCCGGCCGTACAAGGCGGGTCGCGCCGCTTAA
- a CDS encoding MBL fold metallo-hydrolase, translated as MFGMERIDALKFSRREAFKVAGAAGLAAALPWGTVAEAAPEAAPALKGPQAGGYYRFAIGDAEAVVINDGGLTFQPIQPTWAPEASKEELEGTLRSAFLPTDRIHLDINTLLLSIGGELILVDSGAGGLFGSNLGKVRERMEAAGVKPSQVTAVVLTHAHGDHFGGLLDPDGKPVYPNAAYFASKTEVDFWTGTDPDFSKLRLPKERREQSLAGARKYLAAIGSRLTPVSPGKRIVEGVEVVEAPGHTPGHIALLITSGKEALLNSADTVHHPLMFAHPEWTAAFDVDPGLGAQTRRRILDRAAADKLRVLAYHMPFPGLGHVRAAKGAFEWVPEPWRWSS; from the coding sequence ATGTTCGGAATGGAGCGGATCGATGCGTTGAAATTTTCCCGCAGGGAGGCGTTCAAGGTGGCCGGCGCCGCGGGCCTTGCGGCCGCCCTGCCGTGGGGAACCGTCGCGGAAGCCGCGCCGGAGGCCGCCCCCGCCCTGAAAGGGCCGCAGGCCGGGGGGTATTACCGGTTCGCGATCGGGGACGCCGAGGCGGTCGTGATCAACGACGGGGGCCTGACTTTCCAGCCGATCCAGCCGACCTGGGCGCCGGAGGCGTCGAAGGAGGAGCTGGAAGGGACGCTGCGGTCCGCCTTCCTGCCGACGGACCGGATCCACCTGGACATAAACACCCTGCTCCTTTCGATCGGCGGGGAGCTGATCCTCGTCGACTCGGGCGCCGGCGGTCTCTTCGGGTCGAATCTCGGGAAGGTCCGCGAGCGGATGGAAGCCGCCGGGGTCAAGCCGTCGCAGGTCACCGCCGTCGTGCTGACCCACGCCCACGGCGACCATTTCGGCGGACTCCTCGACCCGGACGGGAAGCCGGTCTACCCGAACGCCGCGTACTTCGCCTCGAAGACCGAGGTCGATTTCTGGACGGGGACGGATCCCGACTTCTCGAAGCTCCGGCTCCCCAAGGAGCGCCGGGAGCAGTCGCTGGCGGGGGCGAGGAAATACCTCGCGGCGATCGGGAGCCGGCTCACCCCGGTGTCTCCGGGGAAGAGGATCGTGGAGGGAGTGGAAGTCGTCGAAGCGCCGGGCCACACCCCCGGCCACATCGCGCTGCTGATCACCTCGGGGAAGGAGGCGCTGCTGAACTCGGCCGACACGGTCCACCACCCCCTGATGTTCGCCCACCCGGAGTGGACCGCCGCGTTCGACGTCGATCCGGGGCTGGGGGCGCAGACGCGGCGGCGGATCCTCGACCGCGCGGCCGCCGACAAGCTGCGGGTCCTGGCGTACCACATGCCGTTCCCGGGCCTCGGGCATGTCCGGGCGGCCAAGGGCGCCTTCGAATGGGTCCCCGAGCCGTGGAGGTGGTCGTCGTGA